The DNA sequence TCGCCGAACTGCTGGAAGCTGGCGTCAAGATTTATCAGTTTGAAGAAGGCCTGTTGCATACCAAAAGCGTCCTGGTCGACGGGCAGCTGAGCCTGGTCGGAACGGTTAATCTGGATATGCGCAGTTTGTGGCTCAATTTTGAGAACACGCTGGTGATTGACGACGATGGTTTCGGCGGCGATCTGGCCCGCGTACAGGATGATTATATCGCCCGCTCACGGCTGGTAGACGGCAAACGTTGGGCACGTCGTGCTTACTGGCAACGGATTGTCGAGCGACTGTTTTACTTCTTCAGTCCATTACTGTAAAACGAGCGGAGTTGCACAGCGTCCGCAAGGACATTATGGGAAATTTTTATGGATTTAAATAACCGTCTTACCGAAGATGAAACGCTTGAACAGGCTTATGATATTTTCCTTGAGCTCGCAGGCGATAACCTCGATCCGGCTGATATCATTCTGTTTAACCTCCAGTTTGAAGAACGCGGTGGTGCAGAGCTGCACGATCCGGCAGAAGACTGGGCAGAGCATGTCGATTTCGATCTGAACCCGGACTTCTTCGCTGAAGTGGTGATTGGTCTTGGTGAAACCGAGGAAGAC is a window from the Pantoea sp. CCBC3-3-1 genome containing:
- a CDS encoding HI1450 family dsDNA-mimic protein produces the protein MFMDLNNRLTEDETLEQAYDIFLELAGDNLDPADIILFNLQFEERGGAELHDPAEDWAEHVDFDLNPDFFAEVVIGLGETEEDPVTDIFARVLLCREKDHKLCHILWRE